One window from the genome of Bdellovibrionales bacterium encodes:
- a CDS encoding RNA-binding protein yields MGKKLYVGNLSYSVDSNQLNDLFAQAGSVESANVIMDRDSGRSKGFAFVEMSDAAEAQDAIGKYNGFSLDGRAMNVSEAKPQENRKSRSGGSFRPRTAY; encoded by the coding sequence ATGGGAAAAAAATTATACGTTGGTAATCTGTCATATTCAGTTGATTCAAATCAATTGAACGATCTGTTCGCGCAAGCTGGTTCTGTTGAATCTGCGAATGTCATTATGGATCGCGACTCTGGTCGTAGCAAAGGCTTTGCTTTTGTTGAGATGTCAGATGCCGCTGAGGCTCAAGACGCTATTGGTAAATACAATGGTTTTTCGCTTGATGGGCGCGCGATGAACGTATCTGAAGCAAAACCTCAGGAAAACCGCAAATCTCGTAGCGGCGGAAGCTTTCGACCGCGTACTGCTTACTAG
- a CDS encoding MarR family transcriptional regulator — MDLKPQNDSQNELPTRLLDLPMYLMLILSRIGYRNAVQSKIKFRMPEYAVMATLEEFGPSNQQALAQRVGFDKSDVTKIINNLEAAGFLSRKEDHEDRRRYWVNLTTSGKRQLEHAEREITETMKSFLGGLSSSEYKMLQKLLLKALAKHDSRFQRT, encoded by the coding sequence ATGGACTTAAAGCCTCAAAATGATTCACAAAACGAATTGCCGACCCGCCTTCTCGATCTGCCTATGTACCTGATGCTGATTCTGAGCAGGATAGGTTACAGAAACGCCGTACAGAGCAAAATCAAATTCAGAATGCCTGAATACGCCGTAATGGCGACCTTGGAAGAATTTGGCCCAAGCAATCAGCAAGCCCTGGCTCAACGAGTGGGTTTTGATAAGAGCGATGTGACCAAAATTATTAATAATCTCGAAGCCGCGGGCTTCCTAAGTCGCAAAGAGGACCATGAGGATCGTCGCCGATACTGGGTGAACCTCACCACATCGGGAAAAAGGCAGCTTGAACATGCCGAGCGAGAAATTACTGAGACAATGAAGAGCTTTCTCGGAGGACTCTCCTCTAGCGAATATAAAATGCTTCAAAAACTTCTCTTAAAAGCCCTCGCAAAACATGATTCTCGCTTTCAACGGACTTAA
- a CDS encoding antibiotic biosynthesis monooxygenase has product MSKVSVINIFTVKNGKLDEFIDLQQRFASELSKNFDGLIGGRMFKGLDGKTAVLVSVFASMEQQEAVRKLPMFQTHIEHLRTLIDEAKPALFEIAYTVGEFV; this is encoded by the coding sequence ATGAGCAAAGTTTCGGTCATCAATATATTTACGGTAAAAAATGGCAAACTTGATGAGTTTATCGATTTACAACAGCGCTTTGCCTCTGAACTTTCGAAAAATTTTGATGGCCTTATTGGTGGTAGGATGTTCAAGGGGCTTGATGGAAAGACAGCAGTTCTAGTCAGCGTTTTTGCCTCTATGGAGCAGCAAGAAGCCGTTCGTAAACTTCCGATGTTTCAAACACATATTGAACACTTGCGAACACTTATCGACGAGGCGAAACCCGCACTTTTCGAAATAGCATATACGGTCGGAGAGTTTGTTTGA
- a CDS encoding hydrolase — MSSEPIRDPLKDHLLTPQNSAFIVIDYQPIQVSSIRSMDQKELVFNIVHTAKAAVNYDLPIVHSTVNVTSGRNKPPIGPLMDVLAKYPTYDRTTINSWEDVEFKKAVVATGRKKLIMTALWTEACLAFPALDAMKEGYEVYVVVDAVGGTSVAAHEAALRRVEQAGAKLISKTQLYCELQRDWARAKTVPGFMDVFESWDGFNPEKNAKRD; from the coding sequence GTGTCTAGCGAACCTATTCGTGATCCTTTGAAGGACCATCTTTTAACGCCCCAAAACTCAGCGTTCATTGTGATTGATTATCAACCCATTCAGGTGAGTTCCATCCGCTCGATGGATCAGAAGGAATTGGTATTCAATATCGTTCATACGGCAAAGGCCGCAGTAAACTATGATCTTCCGATAGTTCACTCGACTGTGAACGTCACGAGCGGCAGAAATAAGCCACCGATTGGCCCCTTGATGGACGTGTTGGCAAAATACCCAACCTATGATCGCACCACGATCAACAGTTGGGAGGACGTGGAGTTCAAAAAAGCCGTCGTTGCCACCGGCAGAAAAAAGCTGATCATGACGGCCCTATGGACCGAAGCCTGTCTTGCCTTCCCTGCGCTTGATGCGATGAAAGAGGGCTATGAAGTTTATGTTGTCGTGGACGCCGTTGGTGGAACTTCTGTTGCAGCCCACGAGGCAGCTCTTCGTCGCGTAGAGCAGGCCGGCGCAAAGCTTATCAGTAAGACCCAACTCTATTGCGAACTTCAACGTGATTGGGCCCGCGCAAAGACAGTGCCTGGCTTCATGGATGTCTTCGAGAGCTGGGATGGTTTTAATCCGGAGAAGAATGCAAAGAGAGATTAG
- a CDS encoding FKBP-type peptidyl-prolyl cis-trans isomerase, translating into MSVQVISFNCHLRTKTGKTISHSTNKDVLTAAEETPLFLKGLSKHLAGLTKGEKRVIHLPAEEAYGFYDPKKVILYPRKKLPKEIRVGSLIRLAGKSGRVHTYTAAQILGEFVSLDGNHPLAGQDLIFEIETLEVREASDEELEELSNPLSKQVLH; encoded by the coding sequence ATGTCCGTACAAGTCATTTCTTTTAATTGTCATCTCCGCACGAAAACTGGAAAAACAATTAGTCACAGTACGAACAAAGATGTTCTTACCGCCGCGGAGGAGACTCCGCTTTTTCTAAAGGGTCTTTCTAAACATCTCGCAGGCCTGACCAAAGGTGAAAAAAGGGTGATTCATTTGCCCGCCGAAGAGGCTTACGGGTTCTATGATCCCAAAAAGGTGATCCTGTATCCTCGAAAGAAATTGCCGAAAGAGATTCGCGTGGGATCTCTGATTCGCCTTGCGGGAAAAAGTGGCCGGGTCCATACGTATACAGCAGCACAAATTCTTGGTGAGTTCGTGAGTCTCGATGGGAATCATCCGTTGGCTGGACAGGATTTAATTTTTGAAATTGAAACCCTTGAAGTTCGTGAAGCTTCAGACGAAGAGCTTGAAGAATTATCCAATCCTCTTTCAAAACAGGTATTACACTAA
- a CDS encoding arylsulfatase: MASRANRPNIIYFLVDNLGLGELGCYGGGLLRGADTKRIDTFSQQGMKLFNFAPEAQCTPSRSALMTGRYAIRSGNHTVALAGDEGGLVAWEQTMGDILSKQGYATACFGKWHIGASEGRWPTDHGFDEWYGIPRTWDECLWPEDPWYKPERDGITYVLESRKGGKVQIDQQLTLDVRRDIDSEFLRRSRKFIEQSQQARKPFFLYFNHSLMHFPTIPRKEFKGKSGQGDWADCLLQLDADFGSLLDMLKDLGAEENTIVVFSGDNGPEELEPWRGHSGFFDGSYFTGMEGSLRTPCIVRYLGKVPVNQQSNEIVHITDMFTTLLRWAGAEIPKDREIDGVDQRGFLEGRQRNSSREGFPYWMGDTLYGVKWRDFKLVMYLQRTLTEPPQKLATPHLVNLIVDPKERNAVDFPYLHSWAGAHHAKILKEFFESVKREPLIPAGAPLEYTPYLKRPDDRDRETFHLQP; encoded by the coding sequence ATGGCATCGCGTGCAAATCGTCCTAACATTATTTACTTTCTCGTGGATAATCTCGGGCTTGGAGAACTGGGATGCTATGGTGGAGGCCTTCTTCGCGGGGCGGATACCAAACGTATTGATACGTTCTCGCAGCAAGGGATGAAGCTCTTTAATTTTGCTCCTGAAGCTCAATGCACGCCTTCGCGTTCAGCGTTGATGACGGGTCGGTATGCCATTCGCTCCGGCAATCACACCGTCGCCTTGGCCGGAGATGAAGGAGGCTTAGTCGCGTGGGAACAAACCATGGGCGATATTTTGTCGAAGCAGGGGTATGCCACTGCCTGTTTTGGAAAGTGGCATATCGGCGCCAGTGAAGGGCGTTGGCCTACGGATCATGGCTTTGATGAGTGGTATGGCATTCCTCGGACTTGGGATGAGTGCCTGTGGCCCGAAGATCCTTGGTACAAACCCGAGCGCGACGGAATCACTTATGTTCTTGAAAGTCGCAAGGGTGGTAAAGTCCAAATTGACCAGCAATTGACACTCGATGTGCGACGAGACATCGACAGTGAGTTCTTACGCCGCAGCCGAAAATTTATTGAACAGAGTCAGCAGGCACGAAAGCCCTTCTTTCTTTATTTCAATCACTCATTGATGCATTTTCCGACGATTCCACGTAAAGAGTTTAAAGGTAAATCGGGTCAGGGCGATTGGGCCGACTGTCTCCTTCAGCTGGATGCGGATTTTGGCTCTTTACTTGATATGCTTAAAGACCTTGGAGCGGAAGAAAATACGATTGTGGTGTTTTCCGGAGATAATGGCCCCGAAGAACTGGAGCCTTGGCGCGGTCACTCAGGATTTTTTGACGGTTCTTACTTTACCGGCATGGAGGGTTCTCTCCGCACACCTTGCATTGTTCGCTATTTGGGAAAAGTTCCGGTGAATCAACAGAGTAATGAGATTGTTCATATCACGGATATGTTCACGACTCTCTTGCGATGGGCGGGGGCCGAGATCCCTAAGGATCGTGAAATTGACGGAGTTGATCAGCGCGGTTTTTTAGAGGGACGACAGCGCAATTCATCTCGCGAGGGGTTTCCTTATTGGATGGGTGATACTTTGTACGGAGTGAAGTGGCGCGATTTTAAACTCGTGATGTATCTACAAAGAACCTTGACGGAACCTCCGCAGAAATTGGCAACGCCTCACCTGGTTAATCTCATAGTGGATCCCAAAGAAAGAAATGCAGTGGACTTTCCATACTTGCATTCTTGGGCCGGAGCTCATCACGCAAAAATCTTAAAAGAGTTTTTTGAAAGCGTAAAACGCGAACCTCTCATTCCTGCGGGGGCGCCTCTTGAATATACGCCTTATCTGAAGCGGCCTGACGACCGAGATAGAGAAACTTTCCATTTACAGCCTTGA
- a CDS encoding zinc-binding dehydrogenase — MFAARYVPGQKELSLVDIPKPKPGPLDVILKIRAAGICHSDLHILHGDIPYKETFTMGHEACGEVVEKGSEVDTAYSAGELYAVHGPNPCGHCNFCRSGHDNLCNDPGRTFIGLGQDGAYAEYLKVPARNIVKVPKGISPEVAAVATDAVLTPYHAIKTIGQVGLGSKFLAIGLGGLGMNGVQIALALGAQVTACDLKESNLEMAKSFGVQKVLNSKQLSTLAPQSFDVIVDFVGLESTFKDAQTYIKPGGTIVLVGLGSTKVTIESTAAITYQVRVQGTFWGTHIEMEELYDLIAAGKIKPQVETAPLKEVNHWLHELAEGKIKSRMALIP, encoded by the coding sequence ATGTTTGCCGCAAGATATGTTCCCGGCCAAAAAGAGCTTTCGTTAGTTGATATTCCGAAACCTAAGCCAGGTCCTCTGGATGTCATTTTAAAAATTCGTGCAGCCGGCATTTGCCACTCTGATTTACATATTTTGCATGGAGATATTCCGTACAAAGAGACATTCACAATGGGCCACGAGGCCTGTGGCGAAGTCGTAGAAAAAGGCTCGGAAGTTGACACGGCTTACAGTGCCGGAGAATTGTACGCCGTACACGGGCCGAACCCTTGTGGGCATTGCAACTTCTGCCGTTCCGGGCATGATAACCTATGCAACGATCCAGGCAGAACATTTATTGGTTTGGGACAAGACGGCGCTTATGCTGAATATTTGAAAGTCCCCGCACGTAATATCGTCAAAGTTCCAAAAGGCATCAGCCCTGAAGTCGCAGCCGTCGCCACTGATGCTGTGTTAACGCCTTACCACGCCATCAAAACCATAGGTCAGGTCGGCTTAGGCTCTAAATTTCTAGCTATCGGCCTTGGCGGGCTTGGTATGAATGGAGTACAGATTGCTTTAGCCCTTGGTGCCCAAGTCACTGCTTGTGACTTAAAAGAATCGAATCTCGAGATGGCAAAATCATTTGGCGTGCAAAAGGTCCTTAACTCGAAACAGCTTTCTACACTCGCACCTCAGTCTTTTGATGTTATTGTGGATTTTGTTGGTCTCGAATCGACATTCAAAGATGCGCAAACCTACATTAAACCCGGCGGTACGATTGTGCTTGTCGGCTTGGGCTCAACAAAAGTTACTATCGAATCTACCGCTGCTATTACCTATCAAGTTCGTGTTCAAGGTACTTTCTGGGGAACTCATATCGAAATGGAAGAGCTCTATGATTTAATTGCTGCCGGAAAAATCAAACCACAAGTTGAAACCGCGCCGCTAAAAGAGGTCAATCACTGGTTACACGAGCTAGCTGAAGGAAAG
- a CDS encoding dihydrofolate reductase family protein, which yields MRKLILRISVSIDGFMESSAGKLDFGKSRSPEGAALVAEKMSQAGAHLVGRKTFSEFVSFWPTASGPNAKAMNDIPKIIFSKKGFDPTQVTSAKGWADARVLTGDLAEEIKALKQQPGKDLMAHGGIEFAQNLVQTGLVDEFLLAVHPVAAGRGAGLFEKLSKPLYLKLIDTKVFSTGAMVQVYQPENLSS from the coding sequence ATGAGAAAATTAATCTTAAGAATATCTGTTTCAATCGATGGATTTATGGAGTCCTCTGCCGGAAAGCTCGATTTTGGCAAATCCAGAAGTCCCGAAGGTGCGGCTTTGGTGGCAGAGAAAATGAGCCAAGCCGGAGCCCATCTAGTAGGTCGAAAAACATTCAGCGAGTTTGTTAGTTTCTGGCCGACAGCGAGCGGTCCCAATGCCAAGGCGATGAACGATATCCCAAAAATCATCTTTTCAAAAAAAGGTTTTGATCCCACCCAAGTGACAAGTGCAAAGGGATGGGCGGATGCAAGAGTTTTGACGGGCGATCTGGCCGAGGAAATTAAAGCTTTGAAGCAACAACCAGGCAAAGACTTGATGGCTCACGGAGGCATCGAGTTCGCACAGAACCTCGTTCAAACAGGCCTCGTCGACGAATTCCTTTTAGCCGTGCACCCAGTAGCCGCCGGCCGCGGCGCCGGCCTCTTTGAAAAGCTCAGCAAGCCTTTGTACCTCAAGCTGATTGATACGAAAGTTTTCAGTACTGGAGCGATGGTGCAGGTGTATCAGCCAGAAAACCTATCCAGCTAG